One segment of Neobacillus endophyticus DNA contains the following:
- the cobM gene encoding precorrin-4 C(11)-methyltransferase, giving the protein MTLYIIGAGPGDPDLITVKGLKHLKEADVVLYADSLVNEELIAKAKPSAEILKTAGMHLEEMVDIMADRIRKGKKVVRIHTGDPAVYGAIMEQMALLKKQEINVEIVPGVSSVFAAAAAAQAELTIPDLTQTVILTRAEGRTPVPEFEKLSDLAKHHCTIALFLSATLTKKLVKELTDAGWSKDTPVVVVYKASWPDQKIVRSTLERLDEDMRANGIRKQAMILAGWALDEKVHEQNYRSKLYDKTFTHGFRRGVEA; this is encoded by the coding sequence ATGACCTTATATATAATCGGTGCAGGTCCAGGAGACCCGGATTTAATCACGGTAAAGGGGCTTAAACATCTTAAAGAAGCAGATGTGGTTCTTTATGCTGATTCTCTTGTGAATGAAGAATTAATCGCTAAAGCAAAGCCGTCTGCAGAAATTTTAAAAACAGCAGGCATGCATTTAGAGGAAATGGTCGATATAATGGCTGACCGAATCAGGAAAGGAAAAAAGGTTGTTCGTATCCATACAGGGGACCCTGCCGTATATGGAGCCATTATGGAGCAAATGGCTCTTTTAAAAAAACAGGAAATTAACGTCGAAATTGTTCCAGGTGTTAGTTCTGTATTTGCAGCGGCAGCAGCGGCACAAGCCGAACTGACCATTCCTGATTTAACGCAAACGGTTATTTTGACAAGGGCGGAAGGAAGAACACCGGTACCTGAATTTGAAAAACTGTCAGATTTAGCAAAACACCATTGCACAATAGCCCTATTCTTAAGTGCGACCTTGACGAAAAAGCTTGTCAAGGAATTGACGGATGCTGGCTGGAGCAAGGATACTCCTGTTGTTGTTGTGTATAAAGCATCGTGGCCAGATCAAAAAATTGTTAGAAGCACATTGGAACGTTTAGATGAAGATATGAGGGCAAACGGAATTCGTAAACAAGCCATGATTCTAGCCGGATGGGCCCTTGATGAAAAGGTTCATGAGCAAAATTATCGTTCAAAACTGTATGATAAAACCTTTACACATGGATTTAGGCGAGGGGTGGAGGCGTGA